From Pseudovibrio sp. Tun.PSC04-5.I4, a single genomic window includes:
- a CDS encoding xanthine dehydrogenase family protein molybdopterin-binding subunit, which yields MTAEGIGARVLRKEDKRFITGNGRYTDDITMPRMGYAAFVRSTHAHARIKSIKTDDAMKMPGVDAVLNGHQLVADGIGNIICGWMVHSKDGSPMNMGAYRALESEIVRYVGQAIAVVVADTQQQARDAAEAVVVDYEELPTVVDSLDALKDGAPQLHPEAAGNLIYDWEIGEEAAVDAAFAKAAHITKMDIDNNRLVPNPMEPRAALAHFEPSEEHYTLYTTSQNPHVARLVLSAFYNVAPENKLRVIAPDVGGGFGSKIFIYPEEIACLWASKRVGRPVKWTSDRTEAFLTDAHGRDHHSQAELALDENNKILGFRVKTVANLGAYMSLFSSSVPTYLSATLLSGQYDIPCIHANVKAVYTNTTPVDAYRGAGRPEACYLVERMMETAAKEVGMSPADFRRKNFIRQFPHQTPVIMAYDTGDFDASLDLAMKAIDYDGFAKRRAQSEAKGMLRGIGMSCYIEACGIAPSKAVGSLGAGVGLWESAEVRVNAVGTIEVLTGSHSHGQGHETTFAQLVSDRLGLPIDSISIVHGDTDKVQMGMGTYGSRSGAVGMSAIAKALDKVEAKAKKIAAHLMEASEGDIEIENGELKVAGTDKKLAFAEVALSAYTGHNLPEGMEPGLKEGAFYDPTNFTFPAGCYICEVEVDPDTGVVSIVNFVAADDFGTIINPMIVEGQVHGGLVQGIGQAMLENTQYDEDGQLLTASYMDYTMPRADDVPSFKLETSVTECPGNPLGMKGCGEAGAIGSPPAVINAVTDALGIRDMSMPASPNRVWQLIQDKSMKEAAE from the coding sequence ATGACAGCAGAAGGAATCGGCGCACGAGTGCTGCGCAAAGAAGACAAACGCTTTATTACAGGGAATGGCCGCTACACTGACGATATAACCATGCCTCGCATGGGATACGCGGCCTTTGTGCGCTCTACGCACGCCCACGCACGCATCAAGTCCATCAAGACGGATGACGCGATGAAAATGCCGGGCGTTGATGCCGTTCTGAACGGACATCAGTTAGTCGCCGACGGCATTGGCAACATCATCTGTGGTTGGATGGTCCACTCCAAAGACGGCTCCCCAATGAACATGGGCGCGTACCGTGCGTTGGAATCAGAGATCGTTCGGTACGTTGGTCAGGCCATCGCGGTTGTCGTTGCTGACACCCAGCAGCAAGCACGCGATGCAGCAGAAGCTGTTGTGGTTGACTATGAAGAGCTGCCAACGGTTGTTGATAGCCTTGATGCACTGAAAGACGGAGCGCCGCAGCTCCATCCAGAAGCGGCTGGCAACCTGATCTATGATTGGGAAATCGGCGAGGAAGCTGCTGTTGATGCAGCCTTTGCAAAAGCTGCCCACATCACCAAGATGGATATCGACAACAACCGACTTGTACCAAACCCAATGGAACCCCGTGCCGCGCTTGCGCACTTTGAACCATCGGAAGAGCATTATACGCTCTACACCACATCCCAGAACCCGCATGTTGCACGCTTGGTTCTCTCAGCCTTCTACAATGTAGCACCTGAGAACAAGCTGCGCGTGATTGCACCGGATGTCGGTGGCGGCTTTGGCTCCAAAATCTTCATCTACCCTGAAGAGATTGCTTGTCTGTGGGCATCCAAACGTGTCGGCCGTCCGGTCAAATGGACGTCTGATCGGACTGAAGCCTTCCTGACAGATGCGCATGGCCGTGATCACCACTCACAAGCCGAGTTGGCACTGGATGAGAACAACAAAATCCTCGGGTTCCGCGTGAAAACAGTGGCAAACCTCGGGGCGTATATGTCCCTATTCTCCTCTTCGGTGCCAACTTACCTGTCCGCGACGCTGCTCTCTGGTCAGTACGACATTCCTTGCATCCATGCGAACGTGAAGGCTGTCTACACCAACACCACACCAGTTGATGCGTACCGTGGTGCAGGACGCCCGGAAGCCTGCTATCTTGTGGAACGCATGATGGAGACGGCAGCGAAAGAAGTTGGTATGTCACCAGCAGATTTCCGCCGCAAAAACTTCATCCGTCAGTTCCCACACCAGACGCCTGTGATCATGGCGTATGATACGGGCGATTTCGATGCATCGCTGGACTTGGCGATGAAAGCCATTGACTACGATGGCTTTGCAAAGCGTCGGGCTCAGTCAGAGGCAAAAGGTATGCTGCGCGGCATTGGTATGTCCTGCTATATTGAGGCATGTGGTATCGCACCGTCTAAAGCCGTTGGTTCTCTTGGAGCTGGCGTTGGTCTTTGGGAATCCGCTGAGGTTCGTGTGAATGCAGTTGGCACCATTGAAGTGCTAACCGGATCTCACAGCCATGGTCAGGGCCATGAGACGACATTTGCGCAGCTGGTGTCCGACCGTCTTGGATTGCCAATCGACAGTATCTCCATCGTGCATGGTGATACTGACAAGGTGCAGATGGGCATGGGCACATATGGCTCCCGCTCTGGCGCTGTTGGCATGTCCGCAATCGCAAAGGCACTCGACAAAGTTGAAGCCAAAGCGAAGAAGATCGCCGCCCACCTTATGGAAGCCTCTGAAGGTGATATCGAGATCGAGAATGGCGAGCTAAAAGTCGCTGGGACCGATAAAAAACTCGCCTTCGCCGAAGTTGCTCTCTCCGCCTACACTGGCCACAACCTACCTGAAGGTATGGAGCCTGGCTTGAAAGAAGGCGCGTTCTACGATCCAACCAACTTCACCTTCCCAGCTGGCTGTTACATCTGCGAAGTGGAAGTGGATCCAGACACAGGCGTTGTTTCCATTGTGAACTTCGTCGCAGCGGATGACTTTGGCACCATCATCAATCCGATGATCGTGGAAGGTCAGGTTCACGGCGGCCTTGTGCAGGGCATCGGTCAGGCCATGTTGGAAAACACGCAGTATGATGAGGACGGTCAGCTCCTCACAGCGTCCTACATGGATTACACCATGCCGCGTGCGGATGATGTTCCATCCTTCAAGCTGGAAACCTCAGTCACTGAATGTCCCGGTAATCCGCTGGGCATGAAAGGTTGTGGCGAGGCTGGTGCAATCGGATCTCCACCTGCTGTCATCAATGCTGTCACGGATGCTCTTGGCATTCGCGATATGTCCATGCCTGCCTCGCCAAACCGCGTCTGGCAGCTCATTCAGGACAAAAGCATGAAAGAAGCAGCGGAGTAG
- a CDS encoding (2Fe-2S)-binding protein: MTTVSMTVNGKQISGEVEDRTLLSTFLRENRGLTGTHIGCDTSQCGACLVHMDGKAIKSCSTLAVQASGSAVMTIEGVAQDGQLHIMQKAFKENHGLQCGFCTPGMIMSAIDMIDRLGTDLDEKTIRHELEGNICRCTGYHNIVKAIKAAADEMAEVLEAAE; encoded by the coding sequence ATGACGACTGTCTCAATGACGGTGAATGGCAAGCAGATCTCTGGTGAGGTTGAAGACCGCACCCTGCTATCTACATTTCTGCGCGAAAATAGAGGCCTGACAGGAACCCATATAGGATGTGACACATCCCAGTGTGGTGCCTGTCTTGTGCATATGGATGGTAAAGCCATTAAGTCTTGCAGCACATTGGCTGTGCAGGCTTCCGGCTCCGCTGTCATGACCATCGAAGGTGTTGCCCAAGATGGTCAGCTGCACATCATGCAGAAAGCATTCAAGGAAAACCACGGTCTTCAATGCGGGTTCTGTACTCCGGGCATGATCATGTCAGCCATTGATATGATTGATCGCCTTGGCACAGATCTGGATGAAAAAACTATTCGCCACGAGCTGGAAGGCAACATCTGTCGCTGCACCGGTTACCATAACATCGTCAAAGCCATCAAAGCTGCTGCCGATGAAATGGCGGAAGTTCTGGAAGCCGCTGAATAA
- a CDS encoding carbon monoxide dehydrogenase subunit G, giving the protein MEMSGEQLISASREKVWEALNDPELLKKCIPGCDSLEKISDTEMTATVTAKVGPVKAKFKGEVTLSDLNPPNSYKISGEGKGGVAGFAKGSADVTLSESGDGTLLNYQVNAKVGGKLAQLGNRLIDSTAKKLAGEFFSNLNTELGGSPVLTGADEALESIELDPGLIEKAKSIANEHAIEGSAEAIVDAEHALGDAVKDAEEKVEVAAGKGFLGGPMGWGGLSLIVLIALYWLF; this is encoded by the coding sequence ATGGAAATGTCTGGTGAACAACTGATATCGGCGAGTCGGGAAAAAGTTTGGGAAGCGCTCAACGATCCGGAGCTGCTGAAAAAATGTATTCCCGGTTGCGATAGTCTTGAAAAAATATCCGACACAGAAATGACCGCGACGGTCACTGCTAAGGTCGGGCCGGTGAAAGCCAAGTTCAAAGGCGAGGTAACACTCTCTGACCTGAACCCGCCAAACTCCTACAAGATTTCTGGAGAAGGCAAAGGTGGTGTTGCAGGATTTGCGAAGGGCTCGGCAGATGTGACCCTGTCAGAGAGTGGGGATGGCACTCTTCTGAACTATCAGGTTAATGCAAAGGTCGGCGGCAAACTCGCTCAACTTGGAAACCGATTGATTGATTCAACGGCCAAAAAATTGGCTGGTGAATTCTTCTCCAACCTGAACACCGAGCTTGGCGGTTCTCCCGTATTAACGGGCGCAGATGAAGCTCTGGAAAGCATTGAGCTTGATCCGGGCTTAATCGAGAAAGCGAAGTCTATCGCCAATGAACACGCCATTGAAGGCTCAGCAGAAGCGATTGTAGATGCTGAACATGCCTTGGGCGACGCGGTAAAAGACGCCGAAGAGAAGGTTGAAGTTGCGGCAGGTAAAGGGTTCTTAGGCGGCCCTATGGGTTGGGGTGGTTTATCTCTGATCGTGCTTATCGCGCTCTATTGGTTGTTTTAA
- a CDS encoding class I SAM-dependent methyltransferase translates to MVREHKQTSARFKTPASVLPVMVEMDGWDDYALLDMGHGQKLERYGRYKLIRPEAQAMGAPRLPESEWKSADAIFTGDMEEEGPGRWKFAKQVDEIWQMQYGPATFNGQFMSFRHVGVFPEQAAHWDWVGEQIKKANRPLKVLNLFGYTGMASLLPAALGAQVTHVDASKKAIVWARENQELSNLTDKPIRWICDDAMKFVEREVRRGSTYDGIILDPPKFGRGPNGEVWDFFESVPHMLACVRKLLSPNAQFVLMSSYAIRASFLSSHELMRECLDGLPGTIESGELAIREQNGPRLLSTSLFSRWSAPDNNKVKGA, encoded by the coding sequence ATCGTGCGGGAACATAAGCAAACGTCTGCCCGCTTTAAAACACCGGCCAGTGTTCTGCCTGTTATGGTGGAGATGGACGGCTGGGATGATTACGCCCTGCTGGACATGGGGCACGGCCAGAAGCTTGAGCGTTATGGCCGTTATAAACTGATCCGCCCTGAGGCGCAGGCCATGGGCGCTCCTCGCCTGCCGGAAAGCGAATGGAAGAGCGCAGACGCGATCTTCACTGGCGATATGGAAGAGGAAGGCCCGGGTCGCTGGAAGTTCGCCAAGCAGGTGGATGAAATCTGGCAGATGCAATACGGGCCTGCCACCTTCAACGGTCAGTTCATGTCCTTCCGCCATGTTGGCGTGTTCCCGGAACAGGCCGCCCACTGGGATTGGGTTGGTGAGCAGATTAAGAAAGCAAATCGCCCTCTCAAAGTGCTCAACCTGTTTGGTTACACTGGCATGGCCTCGCTGCTTCCTGCTGCCTTGGGCGCGCAGGTAACGCATGTGGATGCCTCCAAGAAGGCAATCGTTTGGGCACGAGAGAACCAAGAGCTTTCCAACCTGACCGACAAGCCAATTCGCTGGATCTGTGATGATGCGATGAAGTTTGTGGAACGGGAAGTGCGCCGTGGCTCCACGTATGACGGGATTATCCTGGATCCGCCGAAGTTTGGCCGCGGACCGAATGGTGAAGTTTGGGACTTTTTTGAAAGCGTGCCGCATATGCTGGCTTGCGTTCGTAAGTTGTTGTCTCCGAACGCGCAATTTGTGCTGATGTCCAGCTACGCTATCCGCGCCAGCTTCCTCTCCTCTCATGAATTGATGCGTGAATGCCTTGATGGCCTGCCGGGAACAATTGAATCTGGCGAGCTTGCTATTCGCGAACAAAACGGACCACGTTTGCTCTCAACCTCCCTCTTCAGCCGGTGGAGCGCACCTGATAACAACAAGGTAAAGGGAGCATAA
- a CDS encoding RNA methyltransferase, producing the protein MEFKQNQRQGAVKQITSHTNPIVKEIKGLVAQRRHRRDSGLFVAEGLKLATDALDAGWGVRYLALGPEARENDIALTAAAKAKARGAMILEVSTPVLGAITRRDNPQMVVGVYEQQTLALADINPKDSTTWIVLDRVRDPGNLGTIIRTGDAVGASGVILIDDTTDPFAVECVRATMGSLFHMPLVRCTSDEFVAFRKKWPGPVVGTHLSGTKDYRDVKYKEPVLLMMGNEQAGLSDKLADICSELVKIPQAGQADSMNLAVATAVMLFEVRRNYLKL; encoded by the coding sequence ATGGAATTTAAACAAAACCAACGTCAGGGTGCGGTTAAGCAGATTACATCGCACACCAACCCGATTGTAAAAGAAATCAAAGGTCTGGTTGCACAGCGCAGACATCGCCGTGACAGCGGGTTGTTTGTTGCCGAAGGGCTCAAGCTGGCCACGGATGCGCTGGATGCAGGTTGGGGCGTGCGTTACCTTGCCCTTGGACCTGAGGCCCGCGAAAACGACATAGCGCTTACCGCTGCTGCAAAGGCTAAGGCTCGCGGCGCGATGATCCTTGAAGTCAGCACGCCTGTGCTTGGCGCTATTACCCGCCGTGATAACCCGCAGATGGTTGTTGGTGTCTACGAGCAGCAAACGCTTGCTCTTGCTGACATTAACCCGAAAGATTCCACGACATGGATCGTTCTGGACCGTGTGCGTGATCCGGGTAACTTGGGCACAATTATCCGTACCGGAGATGCTGTGGGGGCCTCTGGTGTCATCTTGATTGACGACACCACTGATCCGTTTGCGGTCGAGTGTGTACGGGCCACGATGGGCTCGTTGTTCCACATGCCGCTTGTCCGCTGTACGAGCGATGAATTTGTCGCCTTCCGCAAAAAATGGCCCGGCCCGGTGGTTGGAACACATTTGAGCGGGACAAAAGACTATCGTGACGTAAAATACAAAGAACCAGTGCTTTTGATGATGGGTAATGAGCAAGCGGGTTTGAGTGACAAACTTGCTGATATTTGTTCTGAACTGGTCAAAATTCCGCAGGCTGGGCAAGCAGATTCGATGAATCTGGCTGTTGCGACTGCCGTGATGCTTTTTGAAGTGCGCCGGAATTATTTGAAGCTGTAA
- a CDS encoding NAD-dependent epimerase/dehydratase family protein, with amino-acid sequence MRLLILGAGYSARHFVKMYGTEFSWIGGTTRTEEKTTELKSCGIHPIVFDGTTASDELLEALSTATHILVSAAPTADGDPLLNAARDAVAKAKPKVICYLSTIGVYGDHKGRWITENADCNPTSTRSKQRLVAEKEWLAFSKETDIPVNILRLAGIYGHGQNALCNLDKGTARRIIKEGQVFNRIHVTDIAGAIQQVFEDNASGIFNVCDDAPCPPEDVVEHAARLMGVEPPPAIAFEDADLSPMAITFYGEVKRTSNAKLKGSLGYKFKFPTYREALDHMWKNGWS; translated from the coding sequence ATGCGCTTGTTGATTTTGGGAGCTGGTTATTCAGCTCGCCATTTTGTGAAAATGTATGGAACTGAGTTTTCCTGGATTGGCGGGACGACCCGCACTGAAGAGAAAACGACCGAGCTGAAATCCTGTGGAATCCATCCCATTGTCTTTGATGGCACAACAGCAAGTGACGAGTTGCTGGAGGCGCTCTCTACCGCAACCCACATTCTTGTGTCAGCAGCCCCAACGGCTGACGGTGACCCTTTGCTAAATGCTGCGCGTGATGCTGTTGCAAAAGCAAAGCCGAAGGTGATTTGTTACTTGTCGACCATTGGGGTTTATGGCGACCACAAAGGGCGCTGGATCACAGAAAACGCTGATTGTAATCCAACATCCACCCGCTCCAAGCAACGTCTTGTAGCCGAAAAGGAGTGGCTGGCGTTTTCTAAAGAAACCGACATTCCGGTGAATATTTTGAGACTAGCTGGCATTTATGGCCATGGCCAGAATGCACTTTGTAATCTGGACAAGGGCACGGCCCGCCGGATCATCAAGGAAGGTCAGGTTTTCAACCGCATACATGTTACGGATATTGCTGGAGCTATTCAGCAGGTGTTTGAGGATAACGCATCCGGCATCTTTAACGTTTGCGATGATGCACCGTGCCCGCCTGAGGATGTTGTGGAACACGCTGCCCGGCTCATGGGTGTGGAACCGCCGCCCGCAATTGCCTTTGAGGACGCTGATTTATCGCCTATGGCAATCACGTTTTATGGTGAAGTTAAACGGACAAGTAATGCCAAGCTGAAGGGCTCGCTCGGCTATAAGTTCAAATTTCCAACCTACCGGGAAGCTCTGGATCATATGTGGAAGAACGGCTGGAGTTGA
- a CDS encoding GFA family protein — MSEMRMYAGKCLCGEVSFKAEAPHKDVGLCHCTMCRRWNSGPFHAVTVPLDALQFEKGEESISYYRSSEYARRAFCKNCGSSLFYHGDKIPDIAHEVYLSAGLLSEPTGLKQAFNIFCASKGDYYEIEGDLPQHETFIL, encoded by the coding sequence ATGTCTGAAATGCGAATGTACGCAGGGAAATGCCTGTGTGGTGAGGTTTCTTTTAAAGCGGAGGCCCCTCACAAAGATGTGGGCCTGTGCCATTGCACGATGTGCCGCCGTTGGAACAGTGGCCCGTTCCACGCCGTTACTGTTCCACTAGATGCTCTGCAGTTCGAGAAGGGGGAGGAGAGTATCTCCTACTACCGGTCCTCTGAATATGCGCGCAGAGCGTTTTGCAAGAACTGTGGCAGCAGCCTGTTTTACCACGGCGATAAAATTCCGGATATTGCGCATGAGGTCTATCTGAGCGCGGGCCTTTTGAGCGAACCAACAGGACTGAAACAGGCCTTCAACATCTTCTGCGCCAGCAAGGGCGATTACTATGAGATAGAAGGAGACCTGCCTCAGCACGAGACATTTATTTTATAA
- a CDS encoding GFA family protein: protein MTKNIQFKGRCLCGNIAFEGEAPNEPVSSCHCKQCRQWGSSPFDAYSVPLANLNFTSGEDKVKYFESSEFARRGFCPDCGSNLFWHADRLPEFKHRIAIAVGTLEVPTGLTADPHIFCADKGDYYEIEGDRPQFAQTD from the coding sequence ATGACAAAAAACATTCAGTTTAAAGGCCGATGTTTGTGCGGCAATATTGCATTTGAAGGTGAAGCACCAAACGAACCTGTGAGCAGCTGCCATTGTAAGCAATGCCGTCAGTGGGGCAGCAGTCCGTTTGATGCGTATAGCGTGCCATTAGCAAACCTGAATTTCACTTCAGGTGAAGATAAGGTCAAATATTTTGAGTCCTCGGAGTTTGCGCGGCGTGGTTTTTGCCCGGATTGCGGGTCCAATCTGTTCTGGCACGCTGATCGGCTTCCTGAGTTTAAACACCGTATTGCGATCGCAGTCGGAACACTGGAAGTACCGACTGGTTTGACGGCAGATCCGCATATCTTCTGTGCAGATAAAGGCGACTATTACGAGATCGAGGGCGATCGCCCTCAGTTTGCTCAAACGGACTAG
- a CDS encoding DUF2799 domain-containing protein: MRVFFILIALSLALSGCASLSEDDCKIGDWQGIGVVDGKAGRTSDKLNQHTKACSKYSVSPDVNAYLAGRNIGLQSYCTPISGFEQGREGKTYQGVCPIASEESFKVGYSLGSQLYTANEAVEEAQSEIREIHYRISNLEDIAGKDCKSGKDGKSCRRAAKEARGDVYLAHAGLLLAQTRLFTVEQQHNRVRKDVTDRLLDLEPGYNPS; this comes from the coding sequence ATGCGTGTATTTTTTATTCTGATAGCACTGAGCTTGGCACTAAGCGGATGTGCATCTCTCTCCGAAGATGATTGTAAGATTGGCGACTGGCAAGGCATTGGCGTTGTGGACGGCAAAGCGGGCAGAACCTCCGATAAACTGAACCAGCATACAAAGGCCTGCAGCAAATACAGCGTTTCTCCAGATGTGAATGCCTATCTAGCCGGGCGCAATATTGGCCTGCAAAGCTACTGCACTCCAATCTCAGGCTTTGAACAGGGCCGGGAAGGCAAGACCTATCAAGGAGTTTGCCCAATCGCTTCTGAAGAGAGCTTCAAAGTGGGCTACTCCCTTGGTAGTCAGCTCTACACCGCCAATGAAGCCGTGGAAGAAGCACAGAGTGAAATTCGCGAGATCCATTATCGGATCAGCAATCTTGAAGACATTGCAGGGAAAGATTGTAAATCTGGCAAGGACGGCAAGAGCTGCCGAAGAGCAGCAAAAGAAGCACGCGGTGACGTGTACCTTGCTCATGCTGGATTGCTTTTGGCGCAAACACGCCTCTTTACCGTGGAGCAACAGCACAATCGTGTTCGCAAAGATGTCACCGATCGTCTGCTTGACCTTGAACCGGGTTACAACCCCTCCTAG
- a CDS encoding YtoQ family protein, with the protein MKTWRVYLSGEIHSDWREKIEHGAAEAGLPIHFDSAVTNHEASDDCGVKILGAEDNGFWKDHKGAKVNAIRTRTLISEADVVVVRFGDKYRQWNAAFDAGFASALGKSIIVLHDPALTHPLKEVDAAALAVAEEPDQVVDLLRYVIRGEL; encoded by the coding sequence ATGAAAACGTGGCGCGTTTACCTCTCAGGCGAGATCCACAGCGACTGGAGAGAGAAAATTGAACATGGGGCAGCTGAGGCAGGCCTCCCGATTCATTTTGACAGCGCGGTAACTAATCACGAAGCCAGTGATGATTGCGGCGTGAAAATTCTGGGCGCTGAAGACAACGGTTTCTGGAAAGATCACAAAGGCGCAAAGGTCAATGCCATTCGCACGCGTACGCTGATTTCCGAGGCGGATGTTGTTGTGGTTCGCTTTGGCGATAAATACCGCCAATGGAACGCAGCTTTTGATGCCGGCTTCGCCTCAGCGCTTGGCAAGAGTATCATCGTGTTGCACGACCCAGCGCTCACTCATCCGCTGAAAGAAGTGGATGCTGCTGCACTTGCTGTAGCCGAAGAGCCTGATCAGGTTGTTGATCTGCTGCGCTACGTCATTCGCGGCGAGTTGTAA
- a CDS encoding glycosyltransferase family 2 protein — MTSVSELFDFDEFPEINLPDDGLIVITRVRNEMLRLPYFLEHHRSIGAKHFFIIDNDSTDQSSDFLIGQPDVTHLPTSKPYKNFKSEWLWSVLNHYCMNRWVLLLDADEQFVYPGWPDTSIESLLKYWQAKDVEGVLAPMIDMYSSKPLKHVNYLESTPFLDTCPYFDTTSTWVLFYDPNEFSPNYDLRGGPRGRLFGVQPKKSVGPAFQRPLEAVRHYCLKPSRAWGPLSFQNKAQRKLHGYLPKEAPCLNKVPLLRWTGKHTEKHGTHRVDAKIKLADDWCALLHFKFFQDFIGHVKEEIIRGARHNKGIEYKNYYKNIRRILDCSMIYSGSRKFQGISDIYNSGLVHCSDDLQYYIGTSFQTSQRKEELA; from the coding sequence TTGACTAGTGTTTCTGAACTTTTTGATTTTGACGAGTTTCCCGAAATTAACTTGCCGGATGACGGCCTTATTGTAATCACTCGCGTCCGAAATGAGATGTTGCGGCTACCTTATTTTCTTGAGCATCATCGCAGTATTGGCGCAAAACACTTTTTCATCATTGATAATGATTCAACAGACCAGAGTTCAGATTTTCTCATTGGCCAACCTGATGTGACTCACTTACCGACCAGCAAGCCTTATAAGAATTTTAAAAGCGAGTGGCTTTGGTCTGTTCTAAATCATTATTGCATGAATAGATGGGTTTTGCTTTTAGATGCAGACGAGCAATTTGTATATCCAGGCTGGCCGGATACTTCAATTGAGAGCCTTCTTAAATACTGGCAAGCGAAGGACGTCGAGGGCGTCTTAGCCCCGATGATAGATATGTATTCTTCGAAACCACTTAAGCATGTCAATTATCTTGAGAGCACCCCATTTTTGGACACCTGTCCGTACTTCGACACAACCAGTACTTGGGTATTATTCTATGATCCTAATGAATTTTCACCTAATTACGATCTGCGTGGCGGACCCCGTGGCCGACTGTTCGGAGTGCAGCCTAAAAAAAGTGTTGGGCCAGCTTTTCAAAGACCCTTAGAGGCTGTTCGGCATTATTGCTTAAAGCCATCCCGTGCCTGGGGGCCTCTGTCTTTTCAGAACAAAGCACAACGTAAACTGCATGGTTACCTGCCAAAAGAAGCACCATGTCTAAATAAGGTTCCATTGTTACGTTGGACGGGAAAACACACAGAAAAGCACGGTACTCATCGCGTAGACGCCAAAATAAAATTGGCTGACGATTGGTGTGCGCTACTTCATTTTAAGTTTTTCCAAGATTTCATAGGTCACGTGAAAGAAGAAATTATCCGAGGAGCTCGCCACAACAAAGGAATTGAGTACAAGAATTACTATAAAAATATTAGGCGAATACTCGATTGTTCAATGATATATAGTGGGTCTAGAAAATTTCAAGGCATATCCGATATTTATAATTCAGGACTAGTTCATTGTTCTGATGACTTACAATATTACATTGGCACTTCTTTTCAAACATCACAAAGGAAAGAGGAGCTAGCCTAA
- a CDS encoding methyltransferase, with translation MSPHDKVLELGACIGFISSFAAKTCSSNNVVCVEANPELIPVIKTNHALNNVSPTVVTGVASLEDYDKCDFYIGKRAYGYSTLQRKGSRKIQQHSAGIEGREIDLLPQLKLRDINLIIEEFHPFLSSFDTVTDCIKTIIEEGV, from the coding sequence TTGAGCCCACACGACAAAGTTCTGGAACTAGGAGCCTGTATCGGCTTCATATCTTCATTTGCTGCAAAGACATGCAGTTCCAACAACGTTGTGTGCGTCGAAGCAAATCCCGAACTCATTCCGGTTATCAAAACCAATCATGCTTTAAACAATGTATCTCCCACAGTCGTAACCGGCGTTGCTTCTTTAGAAGATTATGACAAGTGTGATTTTTATATTGGAAAACGTGCTTATGGATATTCAACTTTACAGAGGAAGGGCAGCCGAAAAATCCAACAGCACTCTGCGGGTATTGAAGGCAGGGAGATCGACCTTCTTCCTCAGCTTAAACTGAGGGATATCAATCTCATTATCGAGGAATTTCATCCTTTTCTGAGTAGCTTTGATACAGTTACAGACTGCATCAAAACCATAATCGAAGAGGGGGTTTAG